A single genomic interval of Cucumis sativus cultivar 9930 chromosome 7, Cucumber_9930_V3, whole genome shotgun sequence harbors:
- the LOC101209436 gene encoding 40S ribosomal protein S5: MAVEIDVVNQELTQSHHDVKLFNRWTFDDVQVNDISLVDYVGVAPAKHATYVPHTAGRYSVKRFRKAQCPIVERLTNSLMMHGRNNGKKLMAVRIIKHAMEIIHLLTDLNPVQVIVDAVVNSGPREDATRIGSAGVVRRQAVDISPLRRVNQAIYLLTTGAREAAFRNIKTIAECLADELINAAKGSSNSYAIKKKDEIERVAKANR, translated from the coding sequence ATGGCTGTTGAAATTGATGTGGTAAACCAGGAATTGACCCAGTCTCATCACGATGTGAAGCTGTTCAACCGGTGGACCTTTGATGATGTCCAGGTGAATGACATCTCTCTGGTTGATTACGTTGGGGTTGCACCTGCCAAGCATGCCACCTATGTCCCCCACACTGCTGGGAGGTACTCTGTCAAGCGTTTTCGAAAAGCTCAGTGCCCAATTGTGGAGAGGCTCACAAATTCACTTATGATGCATGGGAGGAACAACGGAAAGAAACTTATGGCTGTTAGGATTATCAAACACGCAATGGAGATTATTCATCTTCTAACCGATCTCAACCCAGTTCAAGTCATTGTTGATGCTGTTGTTAACAGTGGGCCACGTGAAGATGCTACTCGAATTGGTTCAGCTGGTGTTGTTAGGCGTCAAGCTGTGGACATATCGCCTTTGCGTCGTGTTAACCAAGCAATCTATCTTCTTACAACTGGTGCTCGTGAGGCTGCCTTCAGGAATATTAAGACTATTGCAGAATGCTTAGCGGATGAACTTATTAATGCAGCAAAGGGTTCCTCAAACAGTTACGCAATCAAGAAAAAGGACGAAATTGAGAGAGTTGCAAAGGCTAATCGTTGA
- the LOC101209681 gene encoding eukaryotic translation initiation factor 2 subunit alpha homolog, with the protein MASHSPNLECRMYEAKYPEVDMAVMIQVKNIADMGAYVSLLEYNNIEGMILFSELSRRRIRSVSSLIKVGRIEPVMVLRVDKEKGYIDLSKRRVSEEDIQACEERYNKSKLVHSIMRHVAETMNIDLEDLYIHVGWPLYRKYGHAFEAFKIIVTDPDSVLNSLTREVKEAGPDGQEETKIVPAMSEDVKDALIKNIRRRMTPQPLKVRADIEMKCFQFDGVLHIKEAMRKAEAAGNDDCPVKIKLVAPPLYVLTTQTLDKEQGITVLEKAIAACTEAIEHHKGKLVVKETPRAVSERDDKLLAEHMAKLRQDNEEISGDEDSEEEEDTGMGEVDVENAGPGITE; encoded by the exons ATGGCTTCCCATTCCCCTAACCTCGAGTGTCGGATGTACGAGGCAAAGTACCCGGAGGTGGATATGGCCGTCATGATTCAGGTCAAGAACATCGCCGATATGGGCGCTTACGTCTCCCTTCTTGAATACAACAACATCGAGGGTATGATTCTTTTCTCCGAGCTCTCTCGCCGTCGAATTCGTAGTGTCAGCAGCTTAATTAAGGTCGGTCGTATCGAGCCCGTCATGGTCCTTAGGGTTGACAAGGAGAAGGGATATATTGATTTGAGTAAGAGAAGGGTGTCTGAGGAGGATATTCAGGCCTGTGAGGAGAGGTATAACAAGAGCAAGCTCGTTCACTCTATAATGCGCCATGTTGCTGAAACTATGAACATTGATTTAGAg GATTTATATATCCATGTTGGCTGGCCTTTGTACCGGAAATATGGTCATGCTTTTGAG GCATTCAAGATCATTGTAACCGACCCTGACTCGGTGTTGAATTCTCTAACCCGTGAAGTCAAGGAAGCTGGTCCTGATGGACAGGAG gAAACTAAGATAGTTCCCGCAATGTCTGAGGATGTAAAAGATGCACTAATAAAGaatattagaagaagaatgacTCCCCAACCCTTGAAGGTCCGAGCTGATATTGAGATGAAGTGTTTCCAATTTGATGGTGTTCTTCACATAAAG GAAGCAATGCGTAAAGCTGAAGCGGCTGGAAATGATGATTGTCctgttaaaattaaattggttGCACCTCCACTTTACGTCCTTACTACCCAGACACTTGACAAG GAGCAAGGAATCACTGTTCTTGAAAAAGCTATTGCTGCTTGCACTGAGGCAATTGAGCATCACAAGGGAAAGCTTGTGGTGAAGGAGACACCCAGAGCG GTAAGTGAAAGAGATGACAAATTGCTTGCTGAGCACATGGCGAAGCTACGACAAGACAATGAAGAAATCAGTGGAGATGAGGATAgtgaggaagaggaagacaCAGGGATGGGAGAAGTCGATGTTGAGAATGCAGGTCCTGGGATCACTGAGTAA
- the LOC101209925 gene encoding probable RNA helicase SDE3 gives MGTIGDNWGDDCSVIKDKGEISYIDYEDDQSVCSYNPIEEGPIIVSVPFAFVNGKPRSVFVGETVADSITIKNTTDESVDLWAVNIYASNPENSFTLSLMEPPGPNADIEIVQAFLESFSLEDRMIHPDDTLTIWLSCKPKEIGLHTTIVHFDLGNERIERVSFLLADDKISQSLVPRKPYSRDRRRRHEAVDSYIPGTRPTRTQGRGIKNFLLQYEIPSKIRVELRRKEIPSAVQEGLKRDTYIPYFMTLLNMEEIQLEEDMRAYDMELVTMKRKGYNFLSLEVPGLAERRPSLVHGDYILVKMPFGHTNDSVSAYQGYIHHVEADEVYLKFAPEFHINHRDGNQYNVQFTYNRINMRRFYQAVDAADSLAKEFLFPYEFSERRCINTTPLVPLTHNINEEQMRCVQMILGCKGAPPYLVHGPPGTGKTQTLVEAILQLYTTRKNARMLVCAPSNSAADHILEKLLNQEGVEIRNNDVFRLNASTRQYDEIKPDILPYCFFDEQIFRCPPRNALVRYRIIVSTYMSTSLLYAEDIKRGHFSHIFLDEAGQASEPESIIPVSNLCLKKTVVILAGDPMQLGPVVYSKEAEIYGLGKSYLERLFECEYYSTGDENYVIKLLRNYRCHPDILHLPSTLFYGGELIACKDENSLLMDTADILKVLPNKEFPVLFFGIQGCDEREGNNPSWFNRIEVSKVVEIVRKLADGGNLTEENIGVITPYRQQVLKIRKAFDSLDMIDIKVGSVEQFQGQERQVIIVSTVRSTIKHNEFDKTYCLGFLSNPRRFNVAVTRAISLLVIIGNPHIINQDVYWNKLLWQCVDKESYQGCPLPERQDLTDEVQQCTNQEGQSSGFEEAGQNQELQEPAVALVTEFSEPVVDEAEWSDGWK, from the exons ATGGGTACGATCGGTGATAATTGGGGGGACGATTGTTCTGTCATTAAAGACAAAGGAGAGATTTCCTATATCGACTATGAAGATGATCAATCTGTTTGCAGCTACAATCCTATAGAGGAAGGTCCGATTATTGTTTCAGTGCCATTTGCTTTTGTGAATGGCAAACCTCGATCAGTTTTTGTCGGAGAAACAGTGGCTGATTCGATTACTATCAAGAACACCACTGATGAATCAGTGGACCTATGGGCTGTTAATATTTATGCATCTAATCCCGAAAACTCATTTACACTTTCTCTAATGGAGCCTCCAGGTCCAAATGCTGACATCGAAATTGTACAAGCTTTCCTGGAGTCTTTTTCATTGGAAGATAGAATGATCCATCCAGATGACACTCTTACTATATGGCTGTCTTGCAAACCAAAGGAAATTGGATTGCACACGACCATTGTGCATTTTGATCTTGGCAATGAAAGAATAGAACGAGTATCTTTTCTGTTAGCAGATGATAAGATTTCTCAGTCGTTGGTACCTAGGAAGCCATATTCCAGAGATAGGAGAAGGAGGCATGAGGCAGTAGATTCGTATATTCCTGGCACACGTCCTACTAGAACGCAGGGTCGGGGAATCAAAAATTTCCTTCTCCAATATGAAATCCCTAGTAAAATTAGAGTTGAACTTAGGAGAAAGGAGATCCCTAGTGCTGTTCAAGAAGGACTTAAAAGAGATACTTACATTCCCTATTTCATGACATTGTTGAACATGGAAGAAATACAATTGGAG GAAGACATGAGAGCTTATGATATGGAGCTTGTTACTATGAAAAGAAAGGGATATAACTTTTTGTCCCTCGAAGTTCCAGGGCTTGCTGAGAGGAGGCCTTCACTTGTCCATGGAGACTATATCCTTGTCAAGATGCCTTTTGGACATACAAATGACTCGGTTTCTGCTTATCAG GGATATATTCATCATGTTGAAGCTGATGAAGTCTACCTAAAATTTGCCCCAGAATTTCACATTAACCACAGAGATGGCAATCAGTATAACGTCCAGTTTACCTATAACAGAATTAACATGAGGAGGTTCTATCAGGCTGTTGATGCTGCAGACAGTTTGGCAAAGGAGTTTCTGTTTCCATATGAGTTTTCAGAAAGAAGATGCATCAATACTACTCCACTGGTGCCTTTAACTCATAACATCAACGAGGAACAGATGCGTTGTGTTCAGATGATCCTTGGTTGCAAAGGTGCACCACCTTATTTAGTTCATGGACCTCCAGGTACTGGTAAGACTCAAACCCTGGTGGAAGCTATCCTCCAACTCTACACAACACGAAAGAATGCTCGGATGCTTGTTTGTGCTCCTTCAAATAGTGCTGCAGACCACATACTAGAGAAGCTCCTCAATCAGGAGGGTGTTGAAATTCGCAATAATGATGTTTTCAGGTTAAATGCAAGTACACGACAATATGACGAAATCAAGCCTGACATTCTTCCCTACTGCTTCTTTGATGAACAAATTTTCAGATGTCCTCCACGCAATGCCTTAGTGCGCTATAGGATTATTGTTTCAACTTATATGAGTACTTCCCTTCTTTATGCTGAGGATATCAAGCGTGGTCATTTCTCTCACATTTTCTTAGATGAGGCTGGCCAAGCTTCAGAACCAGAATCCATAATTCCGGTATCCAACCTCTGTCTAAAGAAAACAGTTGTCATTCTTGCTGGCGACCCCATGCAATTAGGTCCAGTGGTTTACTCCAAGGAAGCAGAAATTTATGGATTAGGTAAATCATATTTGGAAAGGCTTTTTGAATGTGAATATTACAGCACTGGGGATGAAAACTATGTAATAAAGTTGTTGAGAAACTATAGATGTCATCCGGATATCTTGCATCTTCCTTCTACATTGTTCTATGGTGGTGAACTAATTGCATGTAAAGATGAGAACAGTCTCCTCATGGATACAGCAGATATTCTTAAAGTACTTCCTAATAAAGAGTTTcctgttcttttctttggtaTCCAAGGCTGTGATGAGAGGGAAGGGAACAATCCATCGTGGTTTAACCGAATTGAGGTAAGCAAGGTGGTTGAGATTGTAAGGAAACTGGCTGATGGTGGAAATCTGACCGAGGAAAATATTGGGGTCATAACACCCTATCGACAGCAAGTGCTCAAAATTAGGAAAGCCTTTGATAGTCTGGATATGATTGACATAAAGGTTGGTAGTGTAGAACAATTTCAAGGACAAGAGAGGCAAGTGATTATTGTTTCTACTGTTCGATCAACAATCAAACATAATGAGTTTGACAAAACCTACTGTTTGGGGTTTTTGAGTAATCCAAGAAGGTTTAATGTGGCTGTTACTCGGGCTATATCTCTTCTGGTCATAATTGGCAATCCCCATATAATCAATCAG GATGTTTATTGGAACAAGCTGTTATGGCAGTGTGTTGACAAGGAATCATATCAAGGTTGCCCACTCCCTGAAAGGCAGGACCTCACAGATGAGGTACAACAGTGCACTAACCAAGAGGGACAAAGTTCAGGATTTGAAGAAGCAGGCCAGAATCAAGAGCTGCAGGAGCCGGCAGTGGCACTAGTGACGGAGTTTTCTGAACCAGTTGTTGATGAAGCTGAATGGTCTGATGGGTGGAAGTAA
- the LOC101210174 gene encoding uncharacterized protein LOC101210174, with protein sequence MAVVAMSPPTGCTTRELLLLSPCLPFISAPPNNLSDTVPSECCDAFSSAYSAGGGICLCYFLREPQILGFPLNRTKFMALSSFCPLNGENGIYLEKNSSLDSVCAASQTLPPLQSSRIPRIQEPDSPADENIETPDVGLPPNAIVSPSAPAEKPRPPPSSATAERFLLARKCIGLFFSGPLFLIHIL encoded by the exons ATGGCGGTGGTTGCGATGTCGCCGCCCACGGGATGCACCACTAGAGAGCTGCTTTTGCTCTCTCCATGTCTGCCTTTCATTTCTGCTCCGCCAAACAATCTTTCCGATACGGTTCCTTCTGAGTGCTGTGATGCGTTCTCCTCCGCTTACAGTGCCGGCGGAGGGATTTGcctttgttattttcttcgTGAGCCTCAGATTTTAGGCTTTCCGTTGAATCGAACGAAGTTCATGGCTCTGTCTTCGTTTTGTCCTCTTAATGGTGAAAACGGAATATATTTGGAGAAGAATAGTTCTCTGGACTCGGTTTGTGCTG CTTCACAAACTCTGCCTCCTCTTCAAAGCTCGAGGATTCCAAGAATCCAAGAGCCGGATAGTCCTG CTGATGAGAACATAGAAACTCCTGATGTGGGTTTACCACCAAATGCAATTGTATCGCCCTCTGCACCTGCAGAAAAACCGCGGCCGCCTCCGTCATCTGCTACAGCTGAACGTTTTTTATTGGCAAGAAAATGTATTGGTTTGTTCTTTTCAGGTCCACTCTTCCTTATTCACATTTTGTGA
- the LOC101209278 gene encoding non-specific lipid-transfer protein-like protein At2g13820, which produces MKFVSPFFLLLAFTLVAIILPHSVNGQMNMSCSASMVSTFSPCLNFVTNSSANGTSPTSDCCNAIRSLASGGRDCLCLIVTGGVPFQIPINRTLAISLPRACNLPGVPLQCNAATAPASAPASIPLGPTLPPQPSPSASPQAPEPTTPALTPSSPVVPEAEAPSETGGSRPVLTPSSDVPSNSFPNTFLLMGLAFVILKV; this is translated from the exons atgaaatttgttagTCCCTTCTTTTTACTCTTGGCCTTCACATTGGTGGCTATTATTCTTCCTCATTCTGTCAATGGGCAAATGAACATGTCCTGTAGTGCCTCCATGGTCTCAACCTTTAGTCCTTGCTTGAACTTTGTCACTAATAGCTCAGCCAATGGCACTTCCCCGACCTCCGATTGCTGTAACGCTATCCGATCACTTGCAAGTGGTGGTCGGGACTGTCTTTGCCTCATCGTCACTGGAGGAGTTCCCTTTCAAATACCTATCAATAGGACTCTTGCTATTTCACTTCCTCGTGCTTGTAACTTGCCTGGTGTCCCCCTACAATGCAATG CCGCTACTGCTCCTGCTTCAGCTCCAG CCTCAATCCCTCTCGGACCAACTCTTCCTCCACAACCTTCACCATCTGCCAGTCCTCAAG CCCCGGAACCCACCACGCCGGCTCTTACTCCATCTTCTCCGGTTGTTCCTGAAGCCGAAGCTCCATCGGAGACTGGCGGAAGTCGCCCAGTTCTGACTCCATCCTCCGACGTCCCTTCAAACAGTTTCCCAAATACTTTTCTGCTTATGGGATTagcatttgtaattttgaaagtttga
- the LOC105436122 gene encoding uncharacterized protein LOC105436122, protein MIYYSGEATKSFTSTVGMKDENKGCLVHKAKTTSSRECKRQSVVDVEPSKRRGTTTVIKDLAKTLGLGAEDVGQLGAATWRRGGGVAVDILRQGERVINTLLQSEDSLKIY, encoded by the exons ATGATCTACTATAGTGGTGAAGCTACCAA AAGTTTTACTTCTACAGTCGGCATGAAAGATGAGAACAAAGGTTGTTTGGTTCATAAAGCTAAG ACGACAAGCAGCAGGGAGTGCAAACGGCAGAGTGTGGTTGACGTTGAGCCCTCCAAGCGCAGAGGCACCACCACCGTTATCAAAGACTTGGCAAAGACATTGGGGTTGGGAGCGGAGGACGTTGGTCAGTTGGGAGCAGCAACTTGGAGACGGGGTGGAGGAGTTGCCGTTGATATACTAAGGCAAGGTGAGAGGGTAATCAACACATTGTTACAATCGGAGGATTctctcaaaatatattaa